The Dasypus novemcinctus isolate mDasNov1 chromosome 2, mDasNov1.1.hap2, whole genome shotgun sequence genome contains the following window.
tattcatgtcattTATTAAATTGAAGaagatttcagccattatttctttaaatattctctctgtctctgtctctctcttttctccttgtgggactcccacaatgtgtatacTGGTATGCTTGATTGCATCCCACAGGTTCCTCtggttctgttcactttttttcattctttccttttctgtgccTTAAATTGGATGATTTCATTGTTCTTATCTTCAAGTtaactgattctttttttctgccaGCCCCAATCTACTGTTGAATCCCAttagggatttttaaatttttgttactaTGGTCATCAGcttgtatttgattctttttcataatttccatctttcttgATATTGTTTGTGTTCATTTATTGCTTTagtttttttccatgttttcctttagctctttgagcagatttaggaatatttatttttaagtctgtGTCTGGTATTCCTAGGTTTGGttttcctcattgatggtttctctTGCTTTAATCTTCCCCTTTACCTGGCCCATTGCTTCCTATTCCTTTAAGTGTTTtgcaatcttttgttgaaatgtgggcattttaatattttattgtgttatCCCTGGAATTTAGAGTCAAAGTCCTCTGTCCCTTAAGCTGGTATCCATCTAGTATTATGACAGCTTTCCTTAAGGCCAGGAGCCCATGTGGAATCTCCTTCTCATTGACATCACTGCCATTTCCAAAAACTTCCAGTCACAGACTTTGCCATGGTTGCCACCACTTGTGGCTACAGAGCCCACTCCCCCAGCACCTGGCTGGTATCATGCCTCTTCCCCTCTGAGTGGTAGTATCATTTtaattcaatacttctttccatTTAATTTCAGCACCAAAATCGCTTTGGTATTGAAAATCACCTTGGTCCTCAAAGAGATGACAAAATCATCTTGGTACACTCTACCAATGATGGTTTGATTATAGCTTGATTTGGGAAAAGTGTGTGTGGGAGGAAGAATTGCGTTGTCATACAGCACATACAGCACAGACAGGCCCAACTCAAAAGTACTTGTGCCACAGAGAGAACCATATTCTACTGTTATTGCCTGGAGTCCCACCTTAGTCTATACCAATTTTAACTTCATGAACACTATATTTAGTAGCAAAGATATAATGAAGAATTTTTGGCTTCTGACAAAATTCTGACTCTTGCACATAATACATACTTAGTAAGTTAACTAGTATGAGGATAATTTAATGGTGATGATAAAGGCATTCATGGCACTGTAAGGAATTCATTAGATTACATCTCTATTTAAGACAGATTTAAATAATGTTACAATACTTATCTTCAAGTGAAAAAAAGACCTTTAAAGAATGCTTGAACGGCATTCTGGAATTTCTCAGTTGGCGGAATTTAAGTATGAGCTTTTCTTACCTAAACTAGCAAACAAACAACTGGAATTATAAAGGCCATTAAACAAACAGGCATTTCATGTatgatgaaaatttaaaaaaaaaacaaaaaacattaaatagagaaacaaaatgaGGCCTTCTAAAATTAGCTGTTTGTTTTAGCAAAACAAAACTGCTTGTCACATTAAATTAATGAGGTTTACTTAACtgtttatagttttctatgtatttgTACATAAATATGTTATATAAGAATTTAAGTGTTATATGAAGTATAAATATAACGAAGTTAAAGCTAGTTTTATGTTTGGATACATTTAAGcaatattataaaaatactaATTTAAGTTAACATTGAGGGTTTgtgagaaattatttttctgttaaatGAAGTCCATGTTCAAGAGACACTGGTCTagtgaaaaagacaaatatatatatattagttataATGCAAGACCTAATTAATAAAGTTTAAatagtaaatacatggagaatgATTAACAAGATTGTTATCATATAAAATGAATTGGAGTGATCccaagtaacagagaaaattaTAATGCTGTAAATCTTCCTGGTCCCATATTTAAATCAGCCCAGAGTGGGCTGGGCAGAATGGTTCTTTTTCTGAATGGAATACACTCCAGCTTCCCCTGCACATGCAGATGCTATGAGAATTATCACTGAATGCACAGGGATCTCTGTAGGCGCATGTGTGTTTTGTGTGGTTAGTTTTACATCTCCTTTGACTTAAAGGAAAACTGCCTCCCACCGGCATGGGGAATTTAACCTTTTCTCTTCCCACTGCTTTGATGTTCTAAGCTCAGACAGAGATGCAAAGGTAACATTTAGGTGGCGAGAAAACTTCCCTGACAGCCCCCAGAATTTGCTTTCCAGGATCCCACTGCTGATCCCTTTGTGCCCTGGGTTATGTATATTTACTTCTTGCCAAGAGTTCGACTGGAGTAAAATTATAATGTCCTTTTACAAATTAGGGTTTCCTGTGGAAATACTGACATGGTTTTAACTGACACacattttcaaattataaaacCCACAAACTTCTTAGTTCAGCACTACTTTGAAAAATCCATCCAAACAATACCTGACACCAATTATACTgtagatttaaatatatttacattatcGAACTAGACCATATCTTAAAGTGCTTTATAAGAAACTTACTTCCTCTCCTGTTCCTAACCCCAACCACAGTCTGAATTTCAGTTTAACAGGTAGAGGGGAGAATGGTTTTGCAGGTGAGAAAACAGAGGTATCTTGTCTGCATTTACCACACCAGTGAAAGAATGCAGAATGAGTACAGGTGTTGTAAAGCATTCTGATTTTTCCAGAGGGTAAATGCTGGTACTTTTTATCATAGAAGATAACGAGTGCTCATGAACAGGGCGACATGCATAGctgaaaatactttaaaagtaaTTTGGTTTATCAAACTATCACTTTCCTTTTCCCAATTGTTTTCCATCTTCACTAGTGTACCCCCCCAATTGAAACAGTTTATATGAGAgatgggaaaaaaggaaatagctGACCATTTCATTTTGCCTCCGAGACCTGCCGGTCCTGATTTCAGGGTGGCAACCTACCTGTGTGTGTGCAGTACAGGCAAAACGCCTGTGGTAGCCGTAGTCACAAGAGGTGTCCTCAAGGCAGAAGCTCGCTTTGTGGCCTTCAGCCACTCTCCTCTGGGTGCTGGCATCCAGCAGGTCATAGTGGCTGAATTCATCCATGCTGTGGTAATGTCTAATGCCCCCCACAAAACAGAAATGGAGTCAGTTACCTCCAGACACAGTCATGAAGATATTAAACTACAAACCTGTTGCCTCACAAATTTGTCTCCATGTTAAAATTGGGATAGAGTCTCTCTTCCTCAAAAAGGCAGACTCGTGCTAGATTTTTTCAGGGACAAAAAACTATTAAAACTGTAAGCTTCCAACTTTACTAACAGGAAATTAGGCTAATTTTGAGTATTTATGTTTATCTATTTTGACCTGtcttatttctaaatattaagcAGAAATAGAGAGCATATTTTTTGTGCTTAAATGAAactcatgttatatttgctagtGTATTTCTCTTAGCTGCCACTAGTGATGTTtcattccaaaaaagaagagcaactgaTGCTTGGGAGGTTTCTATGAGCTTTAATAAGATGTAAAAGGAGaaataatgccttttttttttgctaacattattATTTAAATGAACTTTCATTCAGAAGTAAAGTATTTCTATTTTATAGCAAGTTAGGTTGCACATACTAACTTTTCTCatttcattaaataaaatgtatatcttCTCACACAAGGAaagaccaggaagaaataacttgGATTACAGAAACAAAGTTTAAGGGACACACACTCAGGATTAAACATCTGGGCAATTAACTAAGGTAAATTATGGAATTACCTGTGTGAAAATCACTAAGTTTAGGACAGTATACACAACTACCCCAGATTTGAGACAGGCCTTTTAAAGGTTAGAAAAAATTCATTCTCAGCTCCTAGAGCATATCATCTGCATCTTTTCTTGAGAATGTGTGGTGGGCTGAGTTATGTACTCCAATtaaggcatgttcttaatcttagtccTCATCtctgtggatatgaacccattgtaaaaatATCTCTTGAAgagattatttttagttaaggtggcTCAAATTAACAAGGGTGGGCCTTACTCTGACTACTGGAGTCATTTACaagcaaaagaaattcagacatagtagAGGTGAAAGCCAcatggaggagccagaagccagaaatcaacagaacctaaaagaaaggagaggccattgccatgtgataggaaAGCCAAGGATTGCCGGCCAGCCAGAACATTTCCCGCTCGAGGAGGAAGCAAGCTTCCTAGCAAGCACCTTCacttggacttctggcctctgaaactgtaagccaatagataatttctgttgtttaagccaacccactgtgggCATTTGTCAGAGCAGTAAGACAGAATGGCATTTAAATCCTTTTGATAATACAGTATTTTTTCAGATGTGGTCTTTACTAAATGCTAACTAACTATGGAAGATGTTGGCTGTAGTAGGGTTTTCTAGGTACTACAATTCTAGGTACTACAAACTGTACTATCTTGGAATAAAACTGTATTGAAGCCATATGTTGTATCCtatcaacacttttttttttaggtactgtggattgaacctgggaccttgtacatgggaagcaggagctcaaccactgagccacatctgctccctgctatCAACACTTTTAATGGGCTACACTTAGAGTTCCCAAAAAATAACAAGACCTAGGAGTTGATGGATTATCTTCATGATAGTTCCCTTGATTGTCAAGTTATgtagaaaaaaattcataaaggAAAAACAGCATCTTCCCCCTTTTTGTGAGAAAGAAGACTTATGTTTGTCACATCAAGAACCACCTGACAAATGAAAAAGCAACTCAAAGAGATGCAGGGACCCATCCACTTACTGGTGACAGCTGTGCCATTCCCAGGAATATCTTGGTCGACTTGGTAAGAAATCGGACGTCCCTTGGTTTTTCACTCTTTGGGGAAATCTTAGCAGCACCCTATGATCATAATCTCTGACATCTGCCCTGTATGCTGTACTgtgttttggaaaaaaaaaaaagaaactttatataTTCACAGAGTATTAACTAAAGGTAAAACTACAAACGAAACCTTGCCACAATATAATAGTGACAACTCCTCTGCCCCAACTTGACTCTCAGTTCTAGGAGGACTTGGccttttgtttacttttgtttattgCTGAATCCCCATCTcctggaacagtgcctggtaaGTAGTCAGAgctcagtgaatatttgttaaatgagtgCATGAATGACAATTACAAAAATCTGCAGAGcttgaaagtaaaaaaaacaaagttagcACTAAACATTTACATGTGATAAGCAAAATGTATTATAATCAATTAAAGTTTAACCTTATGAATGAGTGAAACTGCGTTGAAAATTATCCCCAATAAAGATTTATCCATAGATACTTATTATTAAGATCCTCAAATTTAACAATGCACTTCTTCTTAAACAGCTCATTAAGATCTAAATTGgagaaataacttttaaaagagcACACCAAGATATAGGCAAATAATTTTCTCTATCTTCAAAACAATTGCACTACTATACTAAAATCATGGGAAGTGCAATGCAGTGAGTGATGCAAGACTTAGGAATGAaaatgatgagcttggatatCTTCTCTTCCTTTAGCTTGGCAGTTTGGTATAAAGGGTCAAAGTGcaagaaatatacaaataaataaataaatatcactgTATTCCTTCTAATATATGTATGATGTATATGTTGGAATACTGTTGATGActtttacactttaaaaatttttatgggaCACCTACCAAAACATCTTTTGCTCCCTCTGCTGGTTTCCCAGCAGCAAATGCAAAGAAGCTCATTCCCAAAAttgttctgattttattttaggaTTAACAGACAAACAAAGCCCTTGCTCATGATAAGATCTTATTCTGGTTTACAGGTAATACCAAAACAGCTAAGTAAATCAATGCCTcaaacaaaagaggaaattttaaccTTTGCAGATGAGGGCTGCCACATTGGCAAACCTACCCTCAGTCTTCTAAAGGGACATTAATAAACGCTTACACAATAATTTTCCCCACGTTGCTGTACAGTTGTTTTATAGAATGTTATTGAAAACagttgttttcaaattttaaaaatcttggaaAGGGAACAGGAGATTCCTAGTCTCCAGGATAAGGGGTTTTTTCTGGGTTCCTGGTGCTTGCACAGTTTGAGATACGAAACCCATAGAAATCTTCAAAATTTTAGCACGTTGTCCAGGTCAGCGTGCCCAGTAGGTCACTTCCCTCTTCCCAGCTCTTGCCCTATTCCCCAACTCTTATCTGCTCGAAACAGGATCAGTCAGAAATAGGCACCGGGGCAGTCCCCGAAACCAAGACCCGGGAGTCAGACGGCAGAGATCCCAGCCCTTACCTAGCCAGACAGTTTTCCTCGGCGGCGCATCTCAAGTTGTACATGGCCATCTTCTGCACGTACGTAGACGCCTGGATGTAATAGGGGTCAGGCACCAGGTCCGGGAGACCTAAACGTCAGCAGGCAACGGGCGCAGCAGTGAGACAACCCCGCGCGCCCCACCCAGGCTCCTGGTCCCTCCTGGTCCCTTACTTCTCATCCCTCGCCCACCCGGACCATCAGGTAGGCCTAGCGACAGCAGGAGAACCCGGACTCCCGGGGCTGCAAAGCCAAGTGGAAAGGCAGCAGCAAGGGCCAGGCGAGCGGTTTCCACCAGATTCCAGAGCTCCGTCTGCAGGGGCGGGTGGGGGGCAGGAATCCGATCCGCACAGGCCAGGGCCCGCCGCGCCTAGGCAGCCACGTCGGGAGCCACATCGTCCGGGATGTGGTGCGGGGGTGCTTCCGGCTGACTTGAGGACGCTTACCGTATTGGAAGTAACCGGTGCCATATCCCGGCCGGTACCTGCTCCCAGGCCGGGGCCTCTCGTACGTGTCGTAGTAGTTGTAATAAGGATTGTCGTCGGAGTACTTGTAGGGGTTGTAAGGGTCGTCACCCACCATGCCGTCCACGCGGCTGGGTGGCCGCAAGTTACTGAGCGCCGGGCGCTCTGCAGGAGCCGTCTGGTTGTCGCCGAGCGAGGCATCGGCACCGCGGGCCCCGGACGGCGAGTAACCGGCTTGGAACCAGTGCCGGGCAGAGGGTCTGGGGCGGCCCACAGCGACTCCAGATGAGCCGGCAGCGCGCGTTCGCGCCGCGGTGGTGCGGTTGTCGCGGAGCAGCAGGATCGGCGTGCGGGGCTGCCCAGCGGCGGCGCTGGAGCCTGCGGAAGCGGCTGCGCCCGGGTCCCGGCGGCGCTGGGGCTGGTACTGTGCGCCCAGGCTCAGGAGGCTGAACACCTGCCCGTTGTTCTCCCATTGGATCCTCTGGCGCCAGGCGCCCGGAGCCGCGGGTGGCTCGCGCGGCGGCTGTTGCTGGCCGACGGCCGGCGGGGCGCAGCGCACAAGGGCGCAGAGCTGCAGCGGGCCGAGCAAGAGCGCGGTCCAAGTGGGGCGCATCGCTCTTTGTGCCGGATTGTCCCCAGTCGGGGAGGACGTGGCTTGTAGAAAATAAAAACGGGGCTCAAATCACGTGAAGGAGGGAGAAATCATCCAGCCAAGAGGCGGGCCGAGCGCGGGAATCTCAGTCCCCACCAGGCAGTGCCAAGGGTCGGTTGCAAGACCTCCCGCAGTAAAGGCGGCCGCTGGGGACGTGGCGCACgtc
Protein-coding sequences here:
- the LOX gene encoding protein-lysine 6-oxidase isoform X1, which codes for MRPTWTALLLGPLQLCALVRCAPPAVGQQQPPREPPAAPGAWRQRIQWENNGQVFSLLSLGAQYQPQRRRDPGAAASAGSSAAAGQPRTPILLLRDNRTTAARTRAAGSSGVAVGRPRPSARHWFQAGYSPSGARGADASLGDNQTAPAERPALSNLRPPSRVDGMVGDDPYNPYKYSDDNPYYNYYDTYERPRPGSRYRPGYGTGYFQYGLPDLVPDPYYIQASTYVQKMAMYNLRCAAEENCLASTAYRADVRDYDHRVLLRFPQRVKNQGTSDFLPSRPRYSWEWHSCHQHYHSMDEFSHYDLLDASTQRRVAEGHKASFCLEDTSCDYGYHRRFACTAHTQGLSPGCYDTYNADIDCQWIDITDVKPGNYILKVSVNPSYLVPESDYTNNVVRCEIRYTGHHAYASGCTISPY
- the LOX gene encoding protein-lysine 6-oxidase isoform X2, producing the protein MRPTWTALLLGPLQLCALVRCAPPAVGQQQPPREPPAAPGAWRQRIQWENNGQVFSLLSLGAQYQPQRRRDPGAAASAGSSAAAGQPRTPILLLRDNRTTAARTRAAGSSGVAVGRPRPSARHWFQAGYSPSGARGADASLGDNQTAPAERPALSNLRPPSRVDGMVGDDPYNPYKYSDDNPYYNYYDTYERPRPGSRYRPGYGTGYFQYGLPDLVPDPYYIQASTYVQKMAMYNLRCAAEENCLASTAYRADVRDYDHRVLLRFPQRVKNQGTSDFLPSRPRYSWEWHSCHQHYHSMDEFSHYDLLDASTQRRVAEGHKASFCLEDTSCDYGYHRRFACTAHTQGLSPGCYDTYNADIDCQWIDITDVKPGNYILKVSVNPSYLVPESDYTNNVVRCEIRYTGHHAYASGCTISP